The DNA region GGCCTTGACCAAGCTGCTCTTGCCCGCGCCCGAAGGTGCGGAAATGATGTACAGGGTGCCGGTGCTGTGGGTCATGTCAGGGTTGCCTTACTCAATATTCTGCACTTGTTCGCGCATCTGCTCGATCAACACTTTGAGGTTGACCGCCGCCTGGGTGCTGCGCGGGTCGAAGGCTTTGGAGCCCAGTGTGTTGGCTTCGCGGTTGAGCTCTTGCATCAGGAAATCCAGGCGCCGACCGGCAGCGCCACCGGATTTGAGCACCCGGCGAACTTCTATGATGTGAGTGCTCAGGCGATCCAGTTCTTCGGCGACGTCGCTCTTTTGCGCGAGCATGACCATTTCCTGCTCCAGCCGCTGCGGGTCCATCTCGGCCTTCATGTCGGCAAAGCGGTCGAGCACTTTCTGGCGCTGGGTGGCGAGCATCTGTGGGACCAGTTCACGCAGGGTCACCACGTCTTCTTCAATGGAGGTCAGGCGATCGTTGATCAACCGCGCCAACTCCGCGCCTTCGCGCTCGCGGCCGGCCTTGAGTTCTTTAAGGCCTTCATTGAACAGCGCCAGGGCTTCGGCATTCAAGGCTTGCGGGTCGGTCGCATCGCCCACCAGCACGCCGGGCCAGGCCAGGACTTCCAGTGGGTTCAGCGCGGCTGGATTCTTGATCAGGCCGGCGATGGTCTCGGCGGCAGCGACCAATTGCGCGGCGCGCTCGCGGTCCACTTGCAGTGGTTTGTCGGTATTTTCTTCGGTGAAGCGCAGGGTGCATTCCAGCTTGCCGCGCGAGATTCCCTGGCGCAGCGCTTCGCGGACCGCGCCTTCGAGGTCGCGAAAGGACTCCGGCAGACGCAGGTGCGGCTCCAGGTAGCGGCTGTTGACCGAGCGCAGTTCCCAGCTCAGGGTGCCTTGGGCGCCGGCTTTTTCGACGCGGGCAAAGGCGGTCATGCTGTGCACCATGGAGGTACCTCGCAATGCAGGTTCATGCGTTACCAAAGGTTTCGCAGGCCTGATCTATATGAATTTAAGCCCAGAGGCAGCAAAGGCGCAGGATTGTAGCGCAGTGGGGCGAATGCGCCCAAACACACGGTGTGACAAAGGGCTGCAGGTCGTCGGCAAAGCGCCGTTCAGGGCCTTCAGTCGTCGGGGGATTTTTTAGAAGTGCCCACTCGTGGCCCTGCGGCTCTATAATGCTCCGCAGTTTTCCGTCCCCCGTACAGGTATTCCCTATGAAACGTCCAAGTGGTCGCGCTGCCGATCAGCTCCGCTCGATCCGCATTACCCGCAACTACACCAAACACGCCGAGGGATCTGTACTGGTCGAGTTCGGTGATACCAAAGTCATCTGCACCGTCAGCGTCGAGAACGGCGTGCCGCGTTTCCTCAAAGGTCAGGGCCAAGGCTGGTTGACCGCTGAATACGGCATGCTGCCGCGCGCCACTGGCGAGCGTAACCAGCGTGAAGCGAGCCGCGGCAAGCAAGGCGGCCGTACCCTGGAAATCCAGCGTCTGATCGGCCGTTCCCTGCGCGCTTCGCTGGACATGTCCAAGCTGGGCGACGTCACCCTGTACGTCGACTGCGACGTGATCCAGGCTGACGGCGGCACCCGCACCGCGTCCATCACCGGCGCCATGGTTGCACTGGTCGATGCCTTGAAAGTGATCAAGAAGCGCGGCGGCCTGAAAGGCGGCGACCCGCTGAAGCAAATGATCGCTGCCGTTTCGGTGGGTATGTACCAGGGCGAGCCGGTACTCGACCTCGACTATCTGGAAGACTCCGCCGCCGAGACTGACCTGAACGTGGTGATGACCAGCACGGGTGGCTTCATCGAAGTCCAGGGCACTGCCGAAGGCGCACCGTTCCAGCCGGAAGAGCTGAACGCTATGCTGGAACTGGCGAAGAAAGGCATGACTGAAATCTTCGAGCTGCAAAAGGCTGCACTGGCCGACTGATCGGACTGCTCCGGGCAAGGAGGGCGTTATGAGTGACGAGCAACAGCTGCTTCCCACACCGAGCAAAGAGGTTCGGCAGTGGGCAATGTTTTGTCACCTGTCCGCCTTGCTGGGGATCTGGATTCCGTTCGGCACGCTGATCGGCCCGCTGATTCTCTGGCAGATGAAGCGCGAGATGGACCCGTTCATCGATGCGCAGGGCAAGGAGGCGCTGAACTTTCAGATCACCGTCGCCATTGCCTCCGCCATCTGCTTGCTGCTGATGGTGGTGATCGTCGGGTTCTTCCTGTTCGCTCCGTTGGCGATCGGTGCGCTGGTACTGACGATCATCGGTGGCGTGAAGGCCAATGAAGGGGTGCCGTATCGGTATCCGTTCACTTGGCGGTTGATCAAATAACGATCAGCGCTAGATTCCCTTGTGGGAGCGACAGCTGTGTGAAATGCAGTTCGCCACGCTTTAAAGCAAATGCCCTGACTTGTCGGGGCATTTTTTTTTGATTTGATTAACTTCCCCAACGTTGCCATTAGCAATATCCAGCGGCCGCAGGTATTGCTGCGCACTATCGCTCTTACACTTCTAGTCACAACTGCTTCGCCTCAACACCGCCTATGTGCTTGGCAATGAGACTTCGCGGTTGATAAAGTTGCCCCAAGTAATATTCCTTCAGAAATATTTCGATATATTCAGACCATTGAAGGTCCTTGAATTTAAAGCAAATCAGTGTTGATAAGATCAACCTGTTCAAGAGGCGTGTCCAGGTAAAAAGTTCGCCCCTGAATATATATAAAAGAATAATCCCAATGGTTCAGCTCGATTTCTATGGAACACTTGTGGCCGCCTCTTTAGTACTGTTGTTGGGGCGTGGACTTGTCACACGAATCGGTTTTTTACGCAGTTACAATATCCCTGAGCCTGTAGCAGGCGGCCTGGTGGTGGCTCTGCTTCTCCTGGCTTTGCGGGGATTTGATATTGACGTCCGATTTGACACCTCACTGCAGACGCCCTTGATGTTGGCGTTTTTTGCCACCATTGGCTTGAGTGCTGACTTCGCAAGCCTGAAGAAAGGCGGGCGCGTAGTGGGGGTCTTTCTACTGGCGGTCATCGGGCTTCTGGTGGTCCAGAATGCCATGGGCATCGGGCTCGCAAAGGCCTTGGGGCTCGATCCGTTGATGGGCTT from Pseudomonas sp. ACM7 includes:
- a CDS encoding YicC/YloC family endoribonuclease, which encodes MVHSMTAFARVEKAGAQGTLSWELRSVNSRYLEPHLRLPESFRDLEGAVREALRQGISRGKLECTLRFTEENTDKPLQVDRERAAQLVAAAETIAGLIKNPAALNPLEVLAWPGVLVGDATDPQALNAEALALFNEGLKELKAGREREGAELARLINDRLTSIEEDVVTLRELVPQMLATQRQKVLDRFADMKAEMDPQRLEQEMVMLAQKSDVAEELDRLSTHIIEVRRVLKSGGAAGRRLDFLMQELNREANTLGSKAFDPRSTQAAVNLKVLIEQMREQVQNIE
- the rph gene encoding ribonuclease PH, with the protein product MKRPSGRAADQLRSIRITRNYTKHAEGSVLVEFGDTKVICTVSVENGVPRFLKGQGQGWLTAEYGMLPRATGERNQREASRGKQGGRTLEIQRLIGRSLRASLDMSKLGDVTLYVDCDVIQADGGTRTASITGAMVALVDALKVIKKRGGLKGGDPLKQMIAAVSVGMYQGEPVLDLDYLEDSAAETDLNVVMTSTGGFIEVQGTAEGAPFQPEELNAMLELAKKGMTEIFELQKAALAD
- a CDS encoding DUF4870 domain-containing protein; the encoded protein is MSDEQQLLPTPSKEVRQWAMFCHLSALLGIWIPFGTLIGPLILWQMKREMDPFIDAQGKEALNFQITVAIASAICLLLMVVIVGFFLFAPLAIGALVLTIIGGVKANEGVPYRYPFTWRLIK